From the Paenibacillus sp. FSL H8-0548 genome, one window contains:
- a CDS encoding histidine kinase has product MSYKWLKWLILWIPTIAIGLWEYLRHTLLLPFISMDLGNILAPVFVFLITLTLLRALFAKLEQTQETLQRERVVKAAFEEREQLARELHDGISQSLFMLSVKLDKLERAQTDLDAQQTTDEIKRTVRHVYDDVRQSIANLHDSPLSADLTWMQSIHHLTAEMEQTCGIRTSVEWRVQEGMLSHKQKIELLAIMREALMNVQKHAKAEHITIVGEGELGTDAQGSYLSCSIIDDGIGAAADKLYAKGKYGIKMMQDRAETMGWTVTIKQLKPQGTAVSIIGGSIVK; this is encoded by the coding sequence ATGTCCTACAAGTGGCTGAAATGGCTTATTCTATGGATTCCGACGATTGCAATCGGGCTATGGGAATATTTGCGCCATACGCTTTTGCTTCCCTTTATTTCAATGGATCTCGGCAATATTTTAGCGCCTGTATTTGTATTTTTGATTACATTAACGCTGCTGCGGGCGTTGTTTGCGAAGCTGGAGCAAACACAGGAAACGCTGCAGCGGGAGCGAGTCGTAAAGGCTGCTTTCGAGGAGCGGGAGCAGCTTGCGCGCGAGCTGCATGATGGCATATCGCAGTCGCTCTTCATGCTCTCGGTCAAGCTGGACAAGCTGGAGCGGGCACAAACGGATTTAGACGCGCAGCAAACGACTGATGAGATCAAAAGAACGGTTCGGCATGTCTATGACGATGTGAGACAATCCATTGCGAATTTGCATGATTCGCCGCTTTCAGCAGATCTAACCTGGATGCAGAGCATCCATCATTTAACTGCGGAAATGGAGCAAACCTGCGGCATCCGCACCTCGGTAGAATGGCGCGTGCAGGAAGGCATGCTGTCGCATAAGCAGAAGATAGAGCTGCTTGCTATTATGCGCGAAGCGCTTATGAATGTGCAGAAGCATGCCAAAGCGGAGCATATTACGATTGTCGGCGAGGGCGAGCTCGGCACCGATGCGCAGGGCAGCTATTTAAGCTGCTCGATTATTGATGACGGCATCGGGGCAGCGGCGGACAAGCTTTATGCGAAGGGGAAATATGGCATCAAAATGATGCAGGATCGAGCAGAGACCATGGGCTGGACTGTAACCATAAAGCAATTAAAGCCTCAAGGCACCGCGGTAAGCATTATCGGAGGGAGTATTGTCAAATGA
- a CDS encoding response regulator transcription factor — MMKETTQVRVFLVDDHPHGREGMRDIVLSDSSFAIVGEATSGEEAIAAISELQPDLVLMDIHMPGMGGLEATQQLKLLMPALKIVMVTVSDDITHLFEAIKRGAQGYLLKNLAPSSWMEYLRAISLDEAPMSKELAFRLLQEFSVTKPGEQKKREAAKAQLLDKDAAIMTTPLTDREKEVLERVATGASNREIAVELGLSEYTVKNHLKNILQKLHLGNRVQLTRYAFQQGMVER, encoded by the coding sequence ATGATGAAGGAAACGACGCAGGTACGTGTGTTTTTGGTTGACGATCATCCACATGGACGAGAGGGCATGCGGGATATCGTCTTAAGTGACAGCTCCTTTGCTATTGTAGGAGAGGCAACAAGCGGTGAGGAGGCGATAGCTGCGATCTCAGAGCTGCAGCCGGATCTGGTGCTGATGGACATTCATATGCCCGGTATGGGCGGACTCGAAGCCACTCAGCAGCTTAAGCTGCTGATGCCCGCATTGAAGATCGTTATGGTAACGGTATCGGATGATATTACGCATTTGTTCGAGGCAATCAAGCGGGGAGCGCAGGGATATTTGCTCAAAAATCTGGCTCCGTCCTCTTGGATGGAATATTTACGCGCCATTTCGTTGGATGAAGCGCCCATGTCGAAGGAGCTAGCCTTCCGTTTGCTTCAGGAATTTTCGGTAACCAAGCCGGGCGAACAGAAGAAGCGCGAAGCGGCGAAAGCGCAATTGCTGGACAAGGATGCTGCAATTATGACAACTCCTCTGACCGATCGGGAGAAAGAGGTGCTTGAGCGAGTGGCGACGGGTGCTTCGAATCGGGAGATTGCAGTGGAGCTTGGCTTGTCTGAGTATACGGTTAAAAATCATTTAAAAAATATTTTGCAGAAGCTTCATCTAGGCAATCGGGTACAGCTGACCCGATACGCTTTTCAGCAGGGCATGGTTGAGAGATAG
- a CDS encoding class II aldolase/adducin family protein — translation MQFELLHPSDQILMMMERIYEYGMTTTSGGNLSVLDENGDLWITPAGIDKGELTRADMVCVKDDGTIVGKHKPSSEYPFHKLIYSRRADLKAVVHAHPPALVAFSMVRKVPNVHLLPNDYLVCGEVGMAKYGLPGSLELGENIALVFEQGFNTVMLENHGVVVGGENLFEAFQRFETLDYCARLEIQANRIGKPISLSSEHLIDKRNQLIFEFMPTSYSSEEKEARREMCKLIHRSYDQRLFTSTQGTFSQKISQNSFLITPYNMDRKYLKPSDLVRIDNGRKEAGKTPSRSVKFHQHIYETHAHVNSIIIAHPPNVMAFAVTKEQLDSRTIPESYILLRNIPKVPHGNLYKAPESTSALFQEGTPSVIVENDSVIVTGQSLLNTFDRLEVAEYSAKAIIDAKSIGQIVHMEDARIKEIEIAFHLK, via the coding sequence ATGCAATTCGAGCTTCTGCATCCATCCGATCAAATTTTGATGATGATGGAACGCATTTATGAATATGGTATGACAACGACCTCTGGAGGCAACTTATCCGTACTAGACGAGAACGGAGATCTATGGATCACGCCTGCCGGCATCGATAAAGGCGAGCTGACAAGAGCGGATATGGTATGCGTTAAGGACGATGGAACGATCGTGGGCAAGCATAAGCCATCCAGCGAATATCCGTTTCACAAGCTCATTTACAGCCGCAGAGCTGACTTGAAGGCGGTCGTTCATGCCCACCCTCCAGCACTCGTTGCGTTCAGCATGGTCAGGAAGGTTCCAAATGTTCATCTCTTACCTAATGATTACCTTGTATGCGGCGAGGTTGGCATGGCGAAATATGGATTGCCGGGGAGTCTCGAGCTCGGCGAGAATATCGCCCTTGTATTCGAGCAAGGCTTCAACACCGTTATGCTGGAAAATCATGGTGTAGTCGTAGGCGGCGAAAATCTTTTTGAGGCATTTCAACGCTTTGAAACACTCGACTACTGTGCTCGGCTTGAAATTCAAGCGAACCGCATCGGCAAGCCTATCTCGCTTTCCTCTGAGCATTTGATCGACAAGCGGAACCAGCTCATATTTGAATTTATGCCAACCTCCTATAGCAGTGAAGAGAAGGAAGCGCGCAGAGAGATGTGCAAGCTCATCCATCGCTCGTACGATCAGCGTCTTTTTACAAGCACACAAGGTACCTTCTCGCAAAAAATAAGCCAAAACTCCTTTCTCATTACGCCCTATAACATGGATCGAAAATATTTGAAACCAAGCGACTTGGTCAGAATCGACAATGGCCGCAAGGAAGCAGGTAAAACACCGAGCAGGTCCGTTAAGTTTCATCAGCATATTTACGAAACACACGCCCATGTCAATTCCATTATTATCGCCCATCCGCCAAATGTAATGGCATTCGCGGTAACAAAGGAGCAGCTCGATTCACGCACCATTCCTGAGAGCTATATTTTGCTCCGCAACATTCCTAAGGTTCCTCATGGCAATCTCTATAAAGCTCCGGAGTCGACGTCAGCTCTGTTTCAAGAAGGCACACCCAGTGTCATCGTCGAGAACGACAGTGTTATCGTTACCGGACAAAGTCTGCTGAACACATTTGACCGGCTGGAGGTCGCGGAATACAGCGCCAAAGCGATCATTGATGCAAAGAGCATCGGACAAATTGTTCATATGGAGGATGCCCGAATCAAGGAAATTGAGATTGCCTTTCATCTAAAATAA